The nucleotide window ttaccttggtgttcttgatgatggaagaggtaggaagtcgttctagggcttgaaggaatgaaaataatgttttgaactgatatggacaagtatatactgttctggaaaaataaatttttcggCCCAGTTAAATACTGGTTGTATTTCTTGGCTGTATTTTTGAAATATCGGCCGTATTTTGAATATGGACAGCATCGCTACGTTcgcaaaatggccataacttcttgcacagatgtccgtttgacccgtaagataccgttggaaaggtatttcaatgctctacaactttcatcaagtaagttttccaaattccaaacacgttttgaaatacgggccgtaagtgaaatacggtccgtatttactatatatgacctcaaaatgtcaaattcaaaATGTTGAAATTCTTGGTTTCAGTTTCGGAGccgttcatgggcgtaaattggaatacgatatttgttcatgggcgtaaaccaccatatcaATGAACGgaaaaatctcaattcccacattctttatctgattttctaagtctaggatcgtagtcaaaactttcattaaaggtacgaggtgttacagttTAGTACTTAAATTATAGTGTTGTTGTTACCCCTTGAACTATGACATTTCCTATCTAAAACATTCATGTTGAGCCAAGTGGCATGGAGAGTGGCATCACTCTCTTTGTAGTGTGCGTCGCAGCTTGAACATAAGTCAAAAAGAGCATTCATGTGGCACTTTAATTTACAttagcttcttcttctttcttctaaaCAAATCTCTGCATCATTTGCTAATAACAGTAAAATAATTGAAACTCAACcttaaaataatagcaatataatgaACAGTTAATTACAACGACATTATACAATGACTATTCCTACTAGTCTCAAGAAAACTTCCTATATCCTTCTTTTTCAAGAATTCCCCCAAAATGTTGTTTCTAATTAATAGAGGCTTCTTTTGGTCcccttcatcattttcacatcTATGAAACTCTTGAGAACAAAAAGAATACTCATATTGTTTTTTTGTGGGAAGAATGTCATGATGGATATTTTTCTTCGTTGAGAAGAGATtttcatcttcctcttcttcatgATCAGCTAACAAATAAGGAGGCACTTGTGCttcatgtttttcaaattcttcCATGCTCATTCCATCTTTGAGATAATCAGCTCCCATCATGGCCAATGCGTCAAGCGAAATCGACattttttgttgctttttgTGCAACTCGTTGATTGAATATGAGACTTGAGGACGAGTAATGATGCGCTAAGGATGATACTCCACCTTAATTTTTATAAACAGACAATTGAGTTCTGAACGAATTAATTACTTCTTGATATAATGGCTTGATCTATAAGTTTGGAGAGagatgagatttttttttgagttgtTTTATGCAAGAATTTCATTTAGACAGgacatatatatagagagagaggtGATAAATTAATAAGGCAAAGTTTACGTTAAGTACTCAGAATATTGACTTGAATCTTGAAATTAACCTTTTGACATTTGGAGAAAGTTTCAAAGCCAAAAGGTAATATACTTGTGAATACATTAAAAACGTTTGAATTTGAGTAAGTATTCGAAACTTCTCGTGTCAGTCTTATGACAAAGCTATCCTTGTTGCAACGGCATATAcagttttttttaatcaattacacTAGTTGTTGAATTTAAATAGgattaaattgtttttattaacATTCAAATATTCGTATATTGCACCAAAATAGTATCACTTGTAAAACAAAAATTTGTATCGAAAGAATAATCTTAAATCATTAGTGGAATTAGTTCAATTAACTGAATTTGGAAAATCACCGAAGATACGTCTTACATTTTAAGTACAAGAGGTACTTTCTATGTTGACTGAACTTTTTTTCCacgttttttttcttctattgatACTTATGCGTTCAATGAATATTTTCTAGTCAAGTATTCTGAAACTCACGAGGCTTAAAACAAAATATGGTTGCACTAATTCTAACGAGCATTCACGTTCTATTGCCTACGCAATGGATTTTAATTCATTACATACTCAATGACTCAAATCTCTTAAGTCAGGGGCGGATGTATCgtgttgagaatataattacATATTAAAATTTGCTTCTCTCTACAACGAACCttgcttttagatgagatgatcACACACTTCAATATGGTATCTGAGTAGGCAAAGGTCCTGATATTGAATGTCACCACCACCcattatcaaaaagaatttcCACGTGTTTGGCCAATTATAAGTGTGCTTGAGATGGTCACACACTGGAGACCTTaagttatggattcacataTCTCAACCTATTAACTTTAGCtcataccctatatatatacaacttaagaaatatATTGAATTACAAATAACTAATCTCAAATTCAGTAAATCAAATTAATTGTGGAAGAATTTCGGAAAAGCTCATCCAAATCATGAATGGACGAACTTATGTCAAAACTTATGGTAATATTTGAACAAGTCAtaccaaaaaaaggaaatatcTTAGAGTTGTACTCAAGATTGTACGGCAGGGAATCACGAGAATCATAGGTCAAATAGGGGTCTTCTATATCATCATGGATTAATAGGAATGATAGATGTACGATGAACACGTATATGTACACATGTTCTGCAGATTCAAATATGGAAGTATTGGTAACTTTTAGAAAGCTTCTCAGCATATTCAACTGCATGTGTAATGACTAGTGAAAGTTAAAAGTGTAATTGGATTgctattgaatgaaaaattgCACGTGTGAGAATGTCTCAAATAAGAACCAAGGCTCTAAGGAGTCGTTTGGTGGTGGAATGAGATAGACTTTATACGTGCCTCTAATTTGTTGGGTTGACACTCCGCTTCTTTATACTCTTAGAAGGCAAGAAACTCAGGTTCCCTTCTCCTTTCTTACTTTTCTAAGGATGGTTCAGGAGAAGCCGGTTCCGCCTCCGGCTAAGGAGGGAAATTTCAATCGATAGGCAGCCCACCTTGTATATGAAATAGCTAATCCCGTCATTTAGTAGTCTTGGGACTAATTAATACTCATAACCGAATGCAGGATAAAATAGCCCCACACTTTATCTCGGAATTAGTGTCCCTATCCCACCAAGCAAACAACTAATAGTCATAAGTTTAATGACAAGACTTGACGTATCACGATAATTAATTCCAGTTTCTTGACTAAATCTCTTTTTGCTACAAATCTTACATTATAGTTACATTAACTGTTACTCACGAGTCACGACCGCAAATTGCTGCGGTTCTTTTTACCAATTAGCCGCGATTGTGAAGAGATTGCTTTATGATTCATGATTAGATTAAGATGCT belongs to Lycium ferocissimum isolate CSIRO_LF1 unplaced genomic scaffold, AGI_CSIRO_Lferr_CH_V1 ctg13533, whole genome shotgun sequence and includes:
- the LOC132042134 gene encoding uncharacterized protein LOC132042134, coding for MSISLDALAMMGADYLKDGMSMEEFEKHEAQVPPYLLADHEEEEDENLFSTKKNIHHDILPTKKQYEYSFCSQEFHRCENDEGDQKKPLLIRNNILGEFLKKKDIGSFLETSRNSHCIMSL